TACCAGGTGTTTTCACCACTGCACTGACCCCTAATACGATTAATACCTCAACACCTGCCTACTAATTACAACCTTTAATTAtattgctgtgtgtttttcctgttgttgGCTGATGGTGACAATAACAACATGTTATGACAAACTCATGATCATATATCTACTCATTTATAGTCATAAAACATCTTCAATCCTGTCGAAGAATCAGAAATTACAGTATTAGTACAAGTATTATGAATTCATCACATGTGAGTCACCAGACATGACTCATCCCAGATGTTCAACACTGTCTGAAGTGCATGGTGATTGCATCAGCACCACAAACAAGGCGGCCACGTTGTGAGCATGGTGGGGTctaatgctgcattcagggcTGCTGGGAAATATGATTTTCAAGTTCAAtactgcagaataaaaacaagattatAATGGGTCCTGAAAATTACgcctataataataaaaacaagtaatAAAGAATTGATGCATATTTAAATGACTTAAGAGAAACGTTCACcctttattaaatgtaaaagtatttaCAAATATGACCACAGTACTGTGCAGTAAtttaaagcagagaaaacatgtcaataaaatcaatatttggTGCGATGAGATGAGAGGATCCCGCCCTTCAGTCAGACCACATGTGTCCAGCTCATTGTCTTGGTAGAGAAAGAAGCTGATGACCTGCGGTTCCCCCCTGGATCTGTTTTTACATTCACACCACAGTTCCCGCCTCCTACACACTACAGAAATGTGTCTGACTCTGGGATTGTTTTGGGAAAAGCCCCTGAACGCACCATACGTCGCTGGGAATACGAGCGCATCAGAGACGCGCCCGAGAAACCGACTAATCACAGCCTGTGCCCGCCTGTGACGCAAAGGGGGCCGTGGCAGCGGTGTCACGCAGGGTGGGGGTGTAAAACTAAAACCGGTGCCCCGTCAGGAAACCCGGCTAAAGGCTCAAAGATACACATTAACACGGAAGAACCTGCGGACTCCATCTACAGCGCGTTTCATCATGTTCTCCACCTCCGAGTTCACGTCTGGGTgagtaaatatttacatttatataataataatatacatgttattatttattatatattaaaaacctATTGCTGTTACGTGATGGTGTCTGTGGAGACCGACAGCATCGTGCGTCTGTTTCCGGGGATGTGTGGTGATGCGGTGTCGGTGATACTTCCATCATTTCACAGAGGAAGTGTCCCGTTGTTTAAACATCCTCTTCTGTAGCCACTTCTCTCAGGATCTCTAGAGGAAAACATCCTCTCGGGATCTAATTACgttaataatgatgataattaaCACCGGGGGCTCGGAAGCGCGCGTTTCTCGGATCAGTTTATTAAAAACGATGAGATGAGAGGATCCACGATGAAGAGGCAGCAGTTGTCGAGGGGATTGTGCGTAATGACTCAGTAAAGTGAGGAACAGATCCGGTTTTTTCATATTGATGATGGAAAAAACGAGAAAAACCCGCTCGGAGCATGTGCGCTCCGCCGTGACGTCACTCCTACAAACTCACCGACCTATCCTGCTgagacgagtgtgtgtgtgtgtgtgtgtgtgtgtgtgtgtgtgtgtgtgtgtgtgtgtgtgtgtgtttatccacCGACGTGCCAGACTTCCGTTCGGCCGCTGCCAGCTTTCTTATTCACCCAAGTGCGATGTGCGTTTCACGGCTGAGCTGGTGGAGCTGTGCGTCCTGCGTCTCCACGACAAAACGTGGCCGTGGTTGGTGACGGAGCGCACGTAGCACATGTGAGAATCAATAGAAGGGGACACACATAAGAAAAAGTAACACACAAGATGACTGACAAATGATAACAAACTCCAGCTCAGGATGCTGTTTATGctcagttctgtttttaaatgatgggAGAGTAAATAAGAAACCAGGtctttctgtatttctgaatgGATGTTAGGTTTACACCTGACTGGAGAGGCAGCTTCCTGCTCTAGGAGGCTgatcttaaattaaaaattaaagctTATTACAGGGTTACAGTTAATGATTAATGTAATGTGTCTATGAATCCCTGGAAGATACTGAATGCACCATCACATGACAGACAAGTTCTCACAGATTAAAGTAGGGAATGTTCAAGATGAAGGTGAAGGATGGATGGTTAGGAAGGTTAATCGATGACCAAAATGAAGCATATAGTCGTATTTTTATggaaatattatatattgtcTGCGAGGCAACGCGTTCGAttgttgtatttactgtatttgtgttttactgtaactgtttcACCAGTGTCCTCTTGGAatatgtgttagtgtgtttacAGCAGGACAGTTTGTCTTTTACAGGTCATTTACTGTTTACTGACTAACGTGagtcttgtttgtttcattatcaaacaaatgtttcactcacagttaaaagtttaaatgtcaaagtttAAAACGTCCCACAGCGAATGTTCAGTCAGTGGAGAGGACAGTGACACTGGTAGTGAAGAAATATAAGCCTGTCTGCTAATTTACTGTCAAGGTGTGTTTGGGTTTGGTGTTTCATGATGTATTGTTTGCACAATAAAAGCAGGAcaagcagccacacacacaaccgGATgatgtgtgagggtgtgtgtgtgtgtgtgtgtccacaacAATCGCTCCAGTTCAGTGAGTGTACACTGTGGTCCCACCCCCCAAATTCCTTCTGTtgaataatactaataatacattTCTGGCTGTTTCCTGGTTGTTGAATGTGTCACGACTGTGCCTGCAGAGAGAGATACGAGTCAAAACAAGAGCTTCATGTCGTGTTTTGGTGCGTTTGTGATGATAGGAAACACCGGCTGACGTCACTAATGTTATTAAAGTTGTATGGAAGGAAAAATCAACAACAAGCTTCCACAACATTGTCTTCCAACAAGAATTGAGGCTGTTACAGGAGCAGCTGGATGCTCGTGGCTTGTTCAACAATCACAAATGAGTTTAATGTTCAGCTCATAACtgactgtgtttttcctccttctgtcAGTGTCAGCTATGAGGAGTGCAGGGCCacagctgattggctgctgtCCAACACACAAGTCAGACCAACTGTGGGAATCGTGTGCGGTTCCGGCCTTGGGGGACTGGCTGAGATGCTCAAGGAGCAGCAGGTCTTCAAGTACTGTGACATTCCCAACTTCCCCCGGAGCACAGGTACACACAGTGAACAGCTGTCTGCAAAGACACAGcttttaatatgtgtgtgtgtgtgttggtgtttttctgctttaacagTGTaagaacatgtgtgtgttttgcagtgCATGGTCATGCTGGCCAGCTGGTGTTTGGGACACTAAAGGGGAAGCCGTGTGTCTGCATGCAGGGCAGATTCCACCTGTATGAAGGTTACCCCATCCAGAAGGTGAGTAGATGTTACCTGTCAGCACCTGTCAGAATAATTAAAGCCTAGTGCAGACTCCACGACGACATTTTACAACGACCTACATACACATTTTTGAGgtttgagaaaaaaacaaacccttcCGTTGGTACAAAATGAGGTCTGGTTCCTGTCACAACAGGTTGTCTAGTTGAAGCAATTCACAGTGTGAAGACACTGGGAATTCATTTAAACACGTCTTATTTGGCCATAAACATGATACTCATATAGGAAGAGCCCCATCGAGTGCAGGTATATGAGATGGTAGATAAGCTGGAACACGAAACAGGAAACACATACCTGTCACTTCTCACATAGTTTTGCTGAATATCACCGCAGTCATCGACCTCTCCCTCTGGAATAATTCTTGAATTAGTAGACGTGTAGTCTGCACAAACTTTAAATGAGCATTTCAAGAGTTGGTTCtctgaaataacaaaaaatagtCAGGTACAATACAATAGAGATCAAGTTTGTCTTCACTATACTGTCCACAAATCTCACTGTGCAGATGTACAAGATGTCTTCAGTAAAAGAAAATCGTTCCCATGAATACTGCCAACAGAAAGCTCTGTGGACTGACATGGACATAGTTCTGACGTTACACATTACGGATGGTAGAAATCTGAATCTCAGATATCAGAGTtctcaaaacatttaaagtaaaataaatctcCATAACTGGTGGTAAATGAGAATAAATGCTGCATCCACTGAGATATGTTATTTATCCAGCTGGTGTCTGGACACACAGTGTGAATGTTCCTCTCTCCATGAGAAGCCAGCTGTTCATTCTTGTTCAGTGAAAACAACTGATAAAACGCGTAGTGTCTCATGTGTGTTGGTATCAGTACTGTTTAGCAGGAAGAAACGCTGTCTCCTTATTTTATTACATGCATGCTACAGTATGCACACttacagtgttttacattaTCTTTTGTTCTCCAGATCACACTGCCCATGCGTGTCTTTAAGTTGATGGGTGTGGAGACGATGATCCTGACCAACGCAGCCGGAGGCCTCAACCAGGACTACAAAGTGGGAGACATCATGGTTATCAAGGACCACATCAACATGCCAGGGTTTGCTGGGATGAACCCACTGGCCGGACCCAACGATGACAGGTGGGTGCAGGAGAGCATGAGGAGCACGAAGAAATGAGGAAGGGAAGATTGAGATAATGTAGATTGAGCAGGAAGAATTTCCAACAAGTGATgactacaataataataactgtgcAAATAAGTCACAGGGTCGCATGTTTCTCCTCCCTCATAACATTTTAACCAGTCTCCTACACAAAACTGTGAAAGTTTAAACAGCAAGAATCTGATGTGTGAGAACAATAGAACCGATTGTCCTCGATGGCTGCAGCCTGTGCTGTGCTTCAAACACACTCTAACTGGACCCGGAGCCTCAGAGCAGAGCTTAGTGTCATTTCAGAGCAATAATGCATTAAACAGACACCTTACACCCTGTGTCTTATTCCATCCACAATCTCACCGAAAGTGACCTGCTGATCAAACTGCACAGAGGTCATAAATACTGTCACGTAGCCTGACTGGGATATGCTAAGCTCATAAACTTGGTGCATTGCTTTTACATTACCTGAGTCATGCGgtgcagagcagcacagatgtGTTGCTTCCGATCATTGTTCACATTCCTGTCAACACCATCCTCCTCCCTTCAGGTTTGGCGTCCGCTTCCCCTGCATGTCTGACGCCTACGACCGTAAGCTGCGGCAGATGGTGCATGATGTAGCTGCAGAGCTGGGCTACGGCGACTTTATGAAGGAGGGGGTG
The window above is part of the Anabas testudineus chromosome 17, fAnaTes1.2, whole genome shotgun sequence genome. Proteins encoded here:
- the LOC113172459 gene encoding purine nucleoside phosphorylase-like, coding for MFSTSEFTSGVSYEECRATADWLLSNTQVRPTVGIVCGSGLGGLAEMLKEQQVFKYCDIPNFPRSTVHGHAGQLVFGTLKGKPCVCMQGRFHLYEGYPIQKITLPMRVFKLMGVETMILTNAAGGLNQDYKVGDIMVIKDHINMPGFAGMNPLAGPNDDRFGVRFPCMSDAYDRKLRQMVHDVAAELGYGDFMKEGVYVVLGGPSFETIAECRMLHRMGADAVGMSTVHEVIVARHAGMRCLAMSLISNQAVMDYDSQEKANHEEVLETGRLRAEQMEKLVSTLVTRLEHNNNSI